One part of the Papaver somniferum cultivar HN1 unplaced genomic scaffold, ASM357369v1 unplaced-scaffold_43, whole genome shotgun sequence genome encodes these proteins:
- the LOC113342533 gene encoding serine/threonine-protein kinase D6PK-like produces MDPYPGTCEIVEAMEEFDCIQRHRGASPPSFELGMEGKVRKLPSAKAGQYHSMEDELNKLFEAIDLRVSRRSALKMPIRVGPSQASGISISECGTLKQALRGLSISHASEMAAMKRLSKPTGLTRVSEAGAIKRLYKTVVVKADGSGLLPEEGKEILVEISHVPEKYSTNTSEKVSESKQKPKIKSSKKIAHLSSQSTGATTSTVSLTKASSEHGNASIPSERGKDMSVRKLKQKEKLNSSTSKRTLQLEEIVPTSTEVAHESPSISSSPSSSAINRSATNTVRRMKPLFMKKSLIKKSKQVSATSPSRCNSEEKGNGVGLHPTQKNSVENSDSPASSGTNLGIDVDQINTVPLSSKPPLSTYNFSDGTADAKVGNCCSTSGEKGESSLSSKSSIADYSSSTMISEESNQSAVACIISRPHMSKDLRWDAIRLVEKQHGSLELKHFKLVRRLGCGDIGTVYLAELKGTNFLFALKIVDNELLGSKNKLLRAQTEREILQMLDHPFLPTLFSHFSAETYSCLVMEYCPGGDLHILRQRQPCRSFSEPVARFYLAEVLLALEYLHMLGVVYRDLKPENILVREDGHIMLSDFDLSLRSAVSPKLLKSTSAIKKPTKELSSRPCMAFRCIDPFCPRPSWVQVPCFTPKVKSSTNKTQQNLTPDPADVGNGLPQLVAEPTSARSNSFVGTLEYLAPEIIKAEGHGNAVDWWGFGIFMYELLFGKTPFKGAGDEETLANVVFQSLEFPETPSISCHARDLIAGLLVKDPDNRLGSAKGATEIRYHRFFEGLNWALVRCTFPPELPKAQYDVLPTTDSPEETQCRRNCPTSTTECLKLEDF; encoded by the exons ATGGATCCTTATCCTGGTACTTGTGAAATTGTTGAAGCAATGGAAGAATTTGATTGCATCCAACGGCATAGAGGTGCTAGTCCCCCAAGTTTTGAGTTGGGTATGGAGggaaaagttcgaaaacttccgtcagcAAAAGCTGGGCAGTACCATTCGATGGAGGATGAGCTTAATAAACTATTTGAGGCAATCGATCTGAGAGTTTCGCGGAGGAGTGCCTTAAAAATGCCAATTAGAGTTGGTCCTTCTCAGGCATCCGGTATTAGTATTTCTGAATGTGGTACTTTGAAGCAGGCGCTGAGGGGATTGTCGATTTCCCATGCATCGGAGATGGCTGCTATGAAAAGGTTATCAAAGCCCACAGGACTAACTAGGGTTTCAGAAGCTGGAGCTATCAAGAGGTTGTATAAAACAGTGGTCGTCAAGGCGGATGGCTCTGGTCTTCTCCCGGAGGAAGGTAAAGAAATTTTGGTTGAAATATCTCATGTTCCTGAAAAGTACAGCACGAATACCTCTGAGAAGGTCTCTGAATCGAAACAAAAGCCTAAAATAAAGTCATCAAAGAAAATTGCACATTTGTCATCTCAATCTACTGGTGCAACTACAAGTACGGTATCACTTACCAAAGCGTCTTCGGAACATGGCAATGCTTCTATTCCATCTGAGCGTGGAAAAGACATGTCAGTGCGGAAACTAAAGCAGAAAGAAAAGCTGAATTCCAGCACCAGTAAAAGGACATTACAACTAGAGGAGATTGTTCCTACCTCAACAGAAGTTGCGCATGAATCACCATCTATCTCTAGCTCTCCTTCTAGCAGTGCAATAAACAGATCCGCGACTAACACTGTGCGCAGAATGAAGCCTCTTTTCATGAAGAAGAGCTTGATCAAAAAATCAAAGCAAGTTTCAGCTACATCACCCTCTAGGTGTAATTCAGAGGAAAAAGGAAATGGCGTTGGCTTGCATCCAACTCAGAAGAATTCCGTGGAGAATTCTGATTCTCCAGCATCCAGCGGTACTAATCTCGGTATTGATGTGGATCAAATTAATACAGTCCCTCTTTCAAGTAAACCACCTCTTAGTACATACAATTTTAGTGATGGGACTGCAGATGCGAAAGTGGGTAACTGCTGCTCAACATCAGGAGAGAAGGGGGAATCCTCCCTTAGCTCTAAAAGTAGCATTGCTGACTACAGCAGTAGCACTATGATCAGCGAGGAGAGTAATCAAAGTGCAGTAGCGTGTATTATCAGTAGGCCTCACATGTCAAAGGATTTAAGATGGGACGCCATTCGCCTTGTTGAGAAGCAGCATGGAAGCTTAGAATTGAAGCACTTCAAGCTTGTGAGGAGACTTGGTTGTGGAGACATTGGGACAGTTTATCTCGCAGAATTGAAAGGAACAAATTTTCTATTCGCTTTAAAAATAGTCGATAATGAACTTTTGGGTAGCAAAAATAAACTGCTGAGGGCACAAACTGAAAGAGAAATTCTACAAATGCTTGATCATCCTTTTCTTCCTacattgttttctcatttttctgCAGAAACATATTCATGCTTAGTGATGGAATATTGCCCAGGGGGTGATCTACATATCTTGAGACAGAGACAGCCCTGTAGAAGTTTCTCTGAACCAGTGGCCAG GTTTTATCTTGCGGAAGTCTTACTTGCTTTGGAGTACCTGCACATGCTTGGGGTTGTATACAGAGATTTAAAACCTGAAAACATTCTGGTTCGAGAAGACGGTCATATCATGCTTTCCGACTTTGACTTATCCCTAAGATCTGCAGTAAGTCCAAAACTTCTTAAATCAACTTCAGCCATCAAGAAGCCTACCAAAGAATTATCTTCACGCCCATGCATGGCATTTAGGTGCATAGATCCGTTCTGTCCTCGACCATCTTGGGTCCAAGTTCCATGCTTCACACCTAAAGTTAAATCCTCAACAAATAAAACCCAGCAAAATCTAACCCCAGATCCAGCAGATGTTGGCAATGGTTTACCACAGCTCGTGGCGGAACCAACTAGCGCACGCTCAAACTCATTCGTTGGCACCCTTGAGTACTTGGCACCTGAGATAATTAAAGCAGAAGGTCATGGCAATGCAGTTGATTGGTGGGGCTTTGGAATCTTTATGTACGAGCTTTTATTTGGTAAAACGCCTTTCAAAGGAGCAGGAGATGAAGAAACCTTAGCCAATGTAGTATTTCAAAGCCTCGAGTTCCCAGAAACTCCATCCATCAGTTGTCATGCAAGGGATCTGATTGCAGGTCTTCTAGTGAAGGATCCTGATAACCGTCTTGGATCAGCCAAAGGGGCTACTGAGATCCGATATCACCGGTTTTTTGAAGGTTTAAACTGGGCTTTGGTAAGATGTACATTTCCACCAGAGCTGCCGAAAGCTCAATATGATG